A part of Numida meleagris isolate 19003 breed g44 Domestic line chromosome 27, NumMel1.0, whole genome shotgun sequence genomic DNA contains:
- the MYO9B gene encoding unconventional myosin-IXb isoform X2, translating to MSLQDADSAVCQTKAAYNLHIYPQLSTESAPCCKVTATKDTTSSDVIKDVINILNLDVSKSYVLVEVKETGGEEWVLDTNDSPVHRVLLWPRRAQDEHPQKDGYYFLLQERNTDGTIKYAQMQLLSKETDARRLVERGFLPWQQEDFDDLCNIPNLTEKTLLENLKRRFLKHKIYTYAGSILIAVNPFKFLPIYNPKYVKLYENHQLGKLEPHIFAIADVAYHTMLKKHVNQCIVISGESGSGKTQSTNFLIHCLTALSQKGYASGVERTILGAGPVLEAFGNAKTAHNNNSSRFGKFIQVNYLENGVVRGAVVEKYLLEKSRLVSQEKDERNYHVFYYLLLGVNEEERKEFHLKQPEDYSYLNQCNLKIEDGEDLRHDFERLKQAMEMVGFLSATKKQIFSVLSAILYLGNVTYKKKATGRDEGLEVGPPEVLDILSQLLKVKREILVEVLTKRKTVTANDKLILPYSLNEAITARDSMAKSLYSALFDWIVLRINHALLNKKDMEESVTCLSIGVLDIFGFEDFETNSFEQFCINYANEQLQYYFNQHIFKLEQEEYKSEGITWHDIDYTDNVACIHLISKKPTGLFYLLDEESNFPRATNQTLLAKFKQQHEENKFFVATPVMEPAFIIRHFAGKVKYQIKDFREKNMDYMRPDIVALLRSSDSAYVRELIGMDPVAVFRWAVLRAAVQAMAVFAEAGRQRAQKTAGVVRQGPRVPLGELQRSNTPVEKVYRRSMLDFSFDCSEDFDINAFEDIISFYENKKDMHEQIIASIKGLPWQGDDPCKLLRSLNRLQHRSHFMKSRAIKQKQVIPKNLLDSKSLKLIVSMTLHDRTTKSLLHLHKKKKPPSISAQFQTSLNKLLETLGKAEPFFIRCIRSNAEKKEMLFDENLVLQQLRYTGMLETVRIRRSGYSAKYTFQEFIDQFQVLLPKNAKASKEDIFAYLSKLKLDKNNCQIGKTKVFMKEAERQILQDTLHKEVIRKIILLQSWLRMVLERRRFLRTRQAAIVLQACWRSRCVRRALQRNNAAIYIQTAWRRYREQKCYLQQKKRICLVQAMVRGYLQRKRFQKMAMEKQKAEEEQRKMQEAQDRENDTSTDEGNEPTTDQLPVKSESELDQVFEGKEEVPSEQAEKLGSSEKATLPQKNVIESSEKVTSSREKRESRRQRGLEHNELQNKHVQFSFEGAALVCHEEQTSSEETLENVPEPKEPTGQDAVLQGSNEKEKSLNDGKAISDTPPLSEIKESSYIPEQPPASEVEGVDKAVGGVMKTQGDQNSQLKVSQSCPERPTHLALDLENTLIATESFQTPAECWADKNKRPVQKDTKDLDSPTSSQIQRYVDDPGKLKYKREKWKGKRQSDAGQNDVLSQSLDGRTRVDQSLQDHLEKKGTSSSLNDLSALAHVAASQQSPDTTEEEKGNKKYVLQKKPSDLLPTSDSVVSMQPASQQVDAKSAFKSPLRRLLGKKPDKKIPKECPDVIDEGDGLSLTSCLLFAETAGAQKVSEASSGQPSRLQAGERHVKESSKTKKNRTIKISKISSVSQNWRASIVREIANANELKHLDEFLLNKINDLRSQKSGVECLFFEATEKFRGNIKTMYSAPNGQIHVGYKDLVENYQLLVTNLAKKREEKEVKLVLNLFQSLLDEFIRGYTKKEESEQPKQTKAQKKKRKQDRAIEEHNGHVFTNYQVSIRQSCEHCSSYIWPMEKACLCSVCKLTCHKKCMSKIQSSCTSCGKKNEQDAEPRHFGVCVSALTSERNSVPIVMEKLLEHVEMHGLYTEGIYRKSGSANRMKELKQLLQADPNSVKLENYPIHTITGILKQWLRELPDPLMTSAQYNDFLRAVELPEKQEQLCAIYSVLEQLPQANHNTLERLIFHLVKVALIEDVNRMSPNALAIVFAPCLLRCPDTSDPLTSMKDVSKTTMCVEMLIKEQIRKYKIKMDEINQLEAAESIAFRRLSLLRQNTLWPVKLGFSSPYEGMLSKSPQVKGNDSGSSELDSLHEEEEVSEADNREKEILIDRIQSIKEEKEDITYRLPELDQRGSDEENVDSETSASTESLLEERTGRMDTEGITIPALQCCAQSSNVPAKDICKVPSLLQTSSSSLSASLASRRRSSLTLSKIKVPRRTPVMPTANIKLPPGIFKCTESQGKTSADEESQIVVRRREQPAVRTDKVHSIYIAQGSAVAHAQELLDEYEPTAKVKRRFSDPYSHLTCTEK from the exons ATGAGTTTACAAGATGCGGACAGTGCAGTTTGCCAGACAAAAGCAGCCTATAATCTTCATATTTACCCCCAGCTCTCAACGGAAAGCGCTCCCTGCTGCAAAGTGACAGCAACTAAGGACACCACGTCTTCAGATGTCATCAAGGATGTGATTAACATCTTAAACTTGGATGTCTCAAAAAGTTATGTGCTCGTGGAGGTGAAAGAAACAGGTGGCGAAGAATGGGTACTTGATACAAACGATTCTCCTGTTCATAGGGTTTTACTTTGGCCTCGTCGTGCTCAGGATGAGCATCCTCAAAAGGATGGGTACTACTTTCTTTTGCAAGAAAGAAACACTGATGGGACCATCAAGTACGCGCAGATGCAACTGCTATCCAAGGAGACGGATGCTCGGCGATTGGTTGAAAGAGGTTTTCTTCCATGGCAGCAGGAGGACTTTGATGACTTGTGCAATATTCCCAACTTAACAGAGAAAACACTTCTAGAAAATCTCAAACGCCGCTTTCTAAAACACAAAATTTATACCTACGCAGGAAGTATTCTGATTGCAGTTAACCCCTTCAAGTTCTTGCCCATTTATAATCCTAAATATGTCAAGTTATATGAGAATCATCAACTCGGGAAGTTGGAGCCTCATATTTTTGCCATTGCTGATGTGGCTTATCACACAATGCTTAAAAAACACGTTAATCAGTGCATAGTTATATCAGGTGAAAGTGGTTCTGGAAAAACTCAAAGCACAAACTTCTTAATTCACTGCCTCACGGCACTGAGCCAGAAAGGGTACGCAAGTGGTGTGGAGAGAACTATTCTAGGAGCTGGACCAGTTCTGGAG GCATTTGGAAATGCAAAGACAGCACATAACAATAACTCCAGTCGTTTCGGGAAGTTTATTCAAGTCAATTATTTAGAGAATGGCGTTGTCCGAGG GGCGGTTGTTGAAAAATACCTGCTTGAAAAATCTCGTCTTGTTTctcaagaaaaagatgaaag GAACTACCATGTCTTTTATTATTTGCTACTTGGGGTCAATGAAGAAGAGCGTAAAGAATTTCACCTCAAACAACCTGAAGATTATTCCTACCTCAATCAG TGTAACTTGAAAATTGAAGATGGAGAAGATCTCCGGCATGACTTTGAAAGGTTGAAACAAGCAATGGAGATGGTTGGCTTTctttcagcaacaaaaaagca gattttttcagtgctttcagctATTCTTTATTTGGGCAACGTGACGTACAAGAAGAAAGCTACAGGCCGTGATGAAGGGTTGGAAGTAGGACCTCCTGAAGTGCTGGACATTCTTTCCCAGCTTTTGAAA GTCAAACGTGAAATTCTAGTGGAAGtgctgacaaaaagaaaaacggTGACTGCTAATGATAAACTTATTTTGCCATATAGCCTCAACGAG GCAATAACAGCTCGCGATTCAATGGCGAAGTCCTTGTACAGTGCTCTGTTTGACTGGATTGTTCTACGAATTAATCATGCACTCCTTaataagaaggacatggaggaATCTGTTACT TGTTTGTCCATTGGTGTACTTGATATTTTTGGGTTTGAAGACTTCGAAACCAACAGTTTTGAGCAGTTCTGCATAAATTATGCAAACGAGCAGcttcagtattattttaatCAGCATATTTTCAAATTGGAACAG GAGGAGTATAAGAGTGAAGGGATCACTTGGCACGATATTGACTATACTGATAATGTGGCCTGCATTCACTTAATCAGCAAGAAGCCCACTGGTCTCTTCTATCTTCTGGATGAAGAAAGCAA ttTTCCGCGTGCCACCAACCAAACTTTACTTGCAAAATTCAAGCAGCAGCATGAGGAGAACAAGTTTTTTGTTGCAACCCCAGTAATGGAACCTGCTTTTATTATTCGACATTTTGCTGGAAAAGTTAAATACCAGATAAAA GATTTCAGAGAGAAGAACATGGATTACATGAGACCAGACATCGTGGCCTTACTGCGAAGCAGCGACAGTGCCTACGTTCGGGAGCTGATAGGCATGGACCCCGTGGCTGTGTTCCGCTGGGCTGTTCTGCGGGCGGCTGTCCAAGCCATGGCTGTCTTTGCAGAAGCTGGACGCCAGAGAGCTCAGAAGACTGCAG GAGTGGTGCGCCAAGGACCCCGAGTTCCCCTTGGAGAACTCCAGAGATCGAATACACCAGTAGAAAAAGTTTACCG CCGCTCAATGCTTGATTTCTCATTTGATTGTTCTGAGGATTTCGATATAAATGCTTTTGAAgacatcatttctttttatgaaaacaagaa AGACATGCATGAGCAAATCATCGCAAGTATAAAAGGACTTCCATGGCAGGGAGATGATCCCTGCAAGCTGCTTCGGTCACTCAATCGACTTCAACACCGCTCCCACTTCAT GAAAAGTAGAGCTATCAAACAAAAGCAGGTCATTCCAAAG AACTTGCTGGATTCCAAATCTCTGAAGCTTATAGTAAGCATGACTCTGCATGATCGAACTACAAAATCCCTCTTACACTTGCACAAGAAGAAGAAACCCCCTAGCATAAGTGCACAGTTCCAG acttCACTTAATAAATTACTGGAGACACTGGGGAAAGCTGAGCCATTCTTCATCCGTTGTATCCGCTCCAACGCTGAGAAG aaagagatgCTCTTTGATGAAAACTTGGTGCTGCAGCAGTTAAGGTACACTGGCATGCTTGAAACTGTGCGAATCAGAAGATCTGGCTATAGTGCCAAGTATACATTCCAG GAATTCATAGATCAGTTTCAGGTGCTACTTCCCAAAAATGCCAAAGCCTCTAAAGAAGacatttttgcttatttgaGTAAACTAAAATTGGATAAAAACAACTGTCAAATAGGGAAGACCAAG GTTTTTATGAAAGAGGCCGAGCGGCAAATACTACAGGATACACTACACAAAGAAGTGATCAGGAAAATCATTCTCCTTCAGAGCTGGCTTAGGATGGTTTTAGAAAGGAGACGCTTTCTCCGAACGCGGCAAGCAGCCATCGTTTTACAG GCTTGCTGGCGATCCCGCTGTGTTAGGAGGGCCCTGCAAAGGAATAATGCTGCCATTTATATTCAGACAGCGTGGCGAAGGTACAGGGAGCAAAAATGCTACCTTCAGCAGAAGAAGAGAATTTGTCTTGTGCAAGCCATGGTCAGAGGGTATCTTCAGCGTAAGAG atttcagaaaatggctatggaaaagcagaaagctgaagaagagcagagaaaaatgcaggaagCTCAAGACAGAGAGAATGATACGAGCACAGATGAGGGCAATGAACCAACAACAGATCAGCTACCGGTGAAAAGTGAGTCAGAGCTGGATCAAGTTtttgagggaaaagaggaagtTCCAAGTGAGCAAGCTGAAAAGCTGGGCTCGTCTGAAAAGGCCACGTTACCTCAGAAGAATGTGATAGAGAGCTCTGAGAAAGTAACGAGCAGCCGGGAGAAACGGGAATCTCGCCGGCAGAGGGGGCTGGAACATAACGAGCTGCAAAACAAGCATGTCCAGTTTTCCTTTGAAGGAGCAGCTTTAGTGTGCCATGAAGAGCAAACCTCTTCTGAAGAGACTCTGGAAAATGTTCCAGAGCCAAAAGAGCCCACAGGACAAGATGCTGTCCTTCAAGGAagcaatgagaaagaaaaaagtctaaATGATGGAAAGGCCATTTCAGATACACCACCATTAAGTGAGATAAAAGAAAGTAGTTATATTCCTGAGCAGCCACCTGCATCGGAAGTTGAAGGAGTAGATAAGGCTGTTGGTGGAGTGATGAAAACACAAGGGGACCAAAATAGCCAGCTGAAAGTCAGCCAAAGCTGTCCTGAAAGGCCAACACATCTTGCACTGGATCTTGAAAACACGCTAATTGCTACTGAGAGCTTTCAAACTCCAGCTGAATGTTGGGCAGATAAAAACAAACGGCCTGTTCAGAAGGACACCAAGGATCTGGATAGTCCCACTTCTTCCCAGATCCAGAGATATGTGGATGACCCAGGAAAACTGAAGTACAAGAGAGAAAAGTGGAAAGGAAAGAGGCAGTCTGATGCTGGTCAGAATGATGTGCTGAGCCAGTCTTTGGATGGAAGAACACGTGTGGATCAGTCTCTTCAGGATCATCTCGA AAAGAAGGGGACTTCATCTTCATTAAATGATCTTTCAGCACTGGCCCATGTTGCCGCAAGTCAG CAATCACCAGAtacaacagaagaagaaaaaggcaacaaGAAATATGTTTTGCAAAAGAAGCCGAGTGACCTCCTACCTACCTCTGATTCAGTTGTTTCTATGCAGCCAGCAAGCCAGCAAGTAGATGCCAA GTCTGCTTTCAAAAGTCCTTTGAGGAGACTTCTGGGGAAAAAGCCAGACAAGAAAATTCCAAAGGAGTGTCCTGATGTGATTGATGAAGGTGATGGACTCTCACTTACATCTTGCCTCCTGTTTGCAGAAacagcaggagcacagaagGTTTCAGAAG CTTCTTCTGGACAGCCAAGTCGTCTCCAGGCGGGGGAGCGCCACGTAAAGGAGagcagtaaaacaaagaagaacCGTACTATTAAGATCAGCAAGATCTCAAGTGTGTCTCAGAACTGGCGAGCATCTATAGTCCGTGAGATTGCAAATGCCAATGAACTGAAACATCTCGATGAGTTCCTTCTGAACAAG aTCAACGACTTGCGCTCCCAGAAATCTGGTGTTGAATGCTTGTTCTTTGAAGCCACTGAGAAATTTAGAGGAAATATCAAGACCATGTACTCTGCTCCT AATGGGCAAATCCATGTTGGCTACAAAGATCTGGTGGAAAACTACCAGCTTCTAGTTACAAACCTGGccaaaaaaagggaagagaaagaagtcaAGCTGGTTTTGAATCTTTTCCAATCCCTTCTAGATGAATTCATCAGAGGatatacaaaaaaagaagaatctgaaCAGCCCAAG CAAACCAAAGCCCAGAAGAAGAAGCGAAAACAAGATCGTGCG ATTGAGGAACACAATGGTCATGTATTCACAAACTACCAAGTGAGCATTCGGCAATCATGTGAACATTGCTCGTCGTACATCTGGCCCATGGAAAAGGCCTGTCTCTGCAGTG TTTGCAAGTTGACTTGTCACAAGAAATGCATGTCCAAAATCCAGAGCAGCTGTACATCCTGCGGGAAAAAG AATGAGCAGGATGCAGAACCACGTCACTTTGGAGTGTGTGTGAGTGCCCTGACCAGTGAGAGAAATTCAGTCCCCATTGTCATGGAGAAGCTGCTCGAGCACGTGGAGATGCACGGCCTCTACACAGAAGGCATTTACAGGAAATCAGGATCAGCAAATCGTATGAAGGAGCTGAAACAGTTGCTGCAAGCAG atccAAATTCAGTGAAACTGGAGAATTACCCTATCCACACTATTACGGGGATCCTTAAGCAGTGGTTACGAGAATTACCAGATCCACTAATGACATCAGCACAGTACAATGATTTCCTCCGTGCTGTAG AACTACCAGAAAAACAGGAGCAACTTTGTGCCATTTACAGTGTCCTCGAACAGCTTCCACAAGCAAATCATAACACCTTGGAACGACTCATCTTCCATCTAGTCAA AGTGGCTTTGATAGAAGATGTCAACCGTATGTCGCCCAATGCCTTGGCCATTGTTTTTGCTCCATGCCTCTTGCGTTGTCCTGATACCTCTGACCCTTTAACCAGTATGAAGGATGTTTCAAAAACAACCAT GTGTGTAGAGATGCTGATAAAGGAGCAGATAAGGAAGTACAAGataaaaatggatgaaataaATCAGCTGGAAGCAGCTGAGAGCATTGCTTTTCGAAGGCTCTCATTGCTTCGGCAGAATACG CTATGGCCTGTAAAACTTGGGTTTTCTTCCCCATATGAGGGGATGCTG AGTAAAAGTCCACAGGTCAAAGGAAATGACAGtggcagctcagagctggacTCTCTGCATGAAGAAGAGGAAGTTTCTGAAGCTGATAACCGAGAAAAGGAGATTCTCATTGATCGCATACAGtcaataaaagaagaaaa GGAAGACATAACTTATCGGTTACCTGAGCTTGATCAGCGAGGCTCTGATGAGGAAAACGTGGATTCTGAGACCTCAGCAAGCACAGAGAGCCTGCTAGAAGAGAGAACGGGACGGATGGATACCGAAG GAATTACAATTCCTGCATTAcaatgctgtgctcagagctccaaTGTGCCTGCCAAAGACATCTGCAAAGTGCCTTCTCTTTTGCAAACCTCTTCAAGCTCTTTGTCTGCATCCCTGGCTTCAAGACGCAGATCATCTTTAACGCTGTCCAAGATTAAGGTGCCCCGTCGAACTCCAGTGATGCCAACAGCAAACATCAAACTTCCTCCTGGGATTTTCAAATGTACAGAATCTCAGGGCAAGACTTCAGCTGATGAAGAGTCTCAAATAGTGGTGAGACGAAGGGAGCAGCCAGCGGTGCGAACTGATAAAGTCCATTCTATATACATTGCACAGGGGTCTGCAGTGGCCCACGCTCAGGAACTTTTGGATGAATATGAACCAACAGCAAAAGTAAAACGGAGGTTTTCAGACCCTTATTCCCACCTTACGTGTACAGAGAAGTGA